One window of the Macaca thibetana thibetana isolate TM-01 chromosome 1, ASM2454274v1, whole genome shotgun sequence genome contains the following:
- the PITHD1 gene encoding PITH domain-containing protein 1 isoform X1: MSHGHSHGGGGCRCAAEREEPPEQRGLAYGLYLRIDLERLQCLNESREGSGRGVFKPWEERTDRSKFVESDADEELLFNIPFTGNVKLKGIIIMGEDDDSHPSEMRLYKNIPQMSFDDTEREPDQTFSLNRDLTGELEYATKISRFSNVYHLSIHISKNFGADTTKVFYIGLRGEWTELRRHEVTICNYEASANPADHRVHQVTPQTHFIS, translated from the exons ATGTCGCACGGTCACAGCCACGGCGGGGGCGGCTGCCGCTGCGCCGCCGAACGGGAGGAGCCGCCCGAGCAGCGCGGCCTGGCCTATGGCCTGTACCTGCGCATCGACCTGGAGCGGCTGCAGTGCCTTAACGAGAGCCGCGAGGGCAGCGGCCGCGGCGTCTTCAAGCCGTGGGAGGAGCGGACCGACCGCTCCAAG TTTGTTGAAAGTGATGCAGATGAAGAGCTTCTGTTTAATATTCC ATTTACGGGCAATGTCAAGCTCAAAGGCATCATTATAATGGGAGAGGACGATGACTCACACCCCTCTGAGATGAGACT gTACAAGAATATTCCACAGATGTCCTTTGATGATACAGAAAGGGAGCCAGATCAGACCTTTAGTCTGAATCGGGATCTTACAGGAGAATTAGAGTATGCTACAAA AATTTCTCGTTTTTCAAATGTCTATCATCTCTCAATTCATATTTCAAAAAACTTCGGAGCAGATACGACAAAGGTCTTTTATATTGGCCTGAGAGGAGAGTGGACTGAG CTTCGCCGACACGAGGTGACCATCTGCAATTACGAAGCATCTGCCAACCCAGCAGACCATAGGGTCCATCAGGTTACCCCACAGACACACTTTATTTCCTAA
- the GALE gene encoding UDP-glucose 4-epimerase isoform X1, with protein MAEKVLVTGGAGYIGSHTVLELLEAGYLPVVIDNFHNAFRGGGSLPESLRRVQELAGCSVEFEEMDILDQGALQRLFKKHSFMAVIHFAGLKAVGESVQKPLDYYRVNLTGTIQLLEIMKAHGVKNLVFSSSATVYGNPQYLPLDEAHPTGGCTNPYGKSKFFIEEMIRDLCQADKTWNAVLLRYFNPTGAHASGCIGEDPQGIPNNLMPYISQVAIGRREALNVFGDDYDTEDGTGVRDYIHVVDLAKGHIAALRKLKEQCGCRIYNLGTGTGYSVLQMVQAMEKASGKKIPYKVVARREGDVAACYANPSLAHKELEWTAALGLDRMWSKSSSGPPRASEGARLWNKTSSSQALIYTALKELSKVFKNKNKFSYTGAGSHRWSLSTPGIQSARPEH; from the exons atggcagAGAAGGTGCTGGTAACAGGTGGCGCTGGCTACATTGGCAGCCACACGGTGCTGGAGCTGCTGGAGGCCGGCTACTTACCCGTGGTCATCGACAACTTCCATAACGCCTTCCGTG GAGGGGGCTCCCTGCCTGAGAGCCTGCGGCGGGTCCAGGAGCTGGCAGGCTGCTCTGTGGAGTTTGAGGAGATGGACATTTTGGACCAAGGAGCCCTACAGCGTCTCTTCAAAAAG CACAGCTTTATGGCGGTCATCCACTTTGCGGGGCTCAAGGCTGTGGGCGAGTCGGTGCAGAAGCCTCTGGATTATTACAGAGTTAACCTGACTGGGACCATCCAGCTTCTGGAG ATCATGAAGGCCCATGGGGTGAAGAATCTGGTGTTCAGCAGCTCAGCCACCGTGTACGGGAACCCCCAGTACCTGCCCCTGGACGAGGCCCACCCCACGGGTGGCTGTACCAACCCTTACGGCAAGTCCAAGTTCTTCATCGAGGAAATGATCCGGGACCTGTGCCAGGCAGACAAG ACCTGGAACGCAGTGCTGCTGCGCTATTTCAACCCCACAGGTGCCCATGCCTCTGGCTGCATCGGCGAGGATCCTCAGGGCATACCCAACAACCTCATGCCTTACATCTCCCAG GTGGCGATAGGGCGACGGGAGGCCCTGAATGTCTTTGGCGATGACTATGACACAGAGGATGGCACAG GTGTCCGGGATTACATCCATGTCGTGGATCTGGCCAAGGGCCACATTGCAGCCTTGAGGAAGCTGAAAGAGCAGTGTGGCTGCCGg ATCTACAACCTGGGCACGGGCACAGGCTATTCAGTGCTGCAGATGGTCCAAGCTATGGAGAAGGCCTCTGGGAAGAAG ATCCCGTACAAGGTGGTGGCACGGCGGGAAGGTGATGTGGCAGCCTGTTACGCCAACCCCAGCCTGGCCCACAAGGAGCTGGAGTGGACAGCAGCCTTAGGACTGGACAGGATGT GGTCCAAGAGTTCATCAGGACCCCCAAGAGCGAGTGAGGGGGCAAGGCTCTGGAAcaaaacctcctcctcccaggcacTCATTTATACTGCTCTGAAAGAGCTTtccaaagtatttaaaaataaaaacaagttttcttACACTGGGGCAGGTTCTCACAGATGGTCACTATCCACCCCTGGAATACAATCAGCCAGGCCTGAGCACTGA
- the LYPLA2 gene encoding acyl-protein thioesterase 2: MCGNTMSVPLLTDAATVSGAERETAAVIFLHGLGDTGHSWADALSTIRLPHVKYICPHAPRIPVTLNMKMVMPSWFDLMGLSPDAPEDEAGIKKAAENIKALIEHEMKNGIPANRIVLGGFSQGGALSLYTALTCPHPLAGIVALSCWLPLHRAFPQAANGSAKDLAILQCHGELDPMVPVRFGALTAEKLRSVVTPARVQFKTYPGVMHSSCPQEMAAVKEFLEKLLPPV, translated from the exons atgtgtggtaACACCATGTCTGTGCCCCTGCTCACCGATGCTGCCACCGTGTCTGGAGCTGAGCGGGAAACGGCCGCG GTTATTTTTTTACATGGACTTGGAGACACAGG GCACAGCTGGGCTGACGCCCTCTCCACCATCCGACTCCCTCACGTCAAGTACATCTGTCCCCATGC GCCTAGGATCCCTGTGACCCTCAACATGAAGATGGTGATGCCTTCCTG GTTTGACCTGATGGGACTGAGTCCAGATGCCCCAGAGGACGAGGCTGGCATCAAGAAGGCAGCAGAGAACA TCAAGGCCTTGATTGAGCATGAAATGAAGAACGGGATTCCTGCCAATCGAATCGTCCTGGGAGGCTTTTCACAG gGCGGGGCCCTCTCCCTCTACACGGCCCTCACTTGCCCCCACCCTCTGGCTGGCATCGTGGCATTGAGCTGTTGGCTGCCTCTGCACCGGGCCTTCCCCCAG GCAGCTAATGGCAGTGCCAAGGACCTGGCCATCCTCCAGTGCCATGGGGAGCTGGACCCCATGGTGCCTGTACGGTTTGGGGCCCTGACGGCTGAGAAGCTCCGGTCTGTTGTCACACCTGCCAGGGTCCAGTTCAAGACATACCCGGGTGTCATGCACAGCTCCTGTCCTCAG GAGATGGCAGCTGTTAAGGAATTTCTTGAGAAGCTGCTGCCTCCTGTCTAA
- the GALE gene encoding UDP-glucose 4-epimerase isoform X2, whose protein sequence is MAEKVLVTGGAGYIGSHTVLELLEAGYLPVVIDNFHNAFRGGGSLPESLRRVQELAGCSVEFEEMDILDQGALQRLFKKHSFMAVIHFAGLKAVGESVQKPLDYYRVNLTGTIQLLEIMKAHGVKNLVFSSSATVYGNPQYLPLDEAHPTGGCTNPYGKSKFFIEEMIRDLCQADKTWNAVLLRYFNPTGAHASGCIGEDPQGIPNNLMPYISQVAIGRREALNVFGDDYDTEDGTGVRDYIHVVDLAKGHIAALRKLKEQCGCRIYNLGTGTGYSVLQMVQAMEKASGKKIPYKVVARREGDVAACYANPSLAHKELEWTAALGLDRMCEDLWRWQKQNPSGFGAQA, encoded by the exons atggcagAGAAGGTGCTGGTAACAGGTGGCGCTGGCTACATTGGCAGCCACACGGTGCTGGAGCTGCTGGAGGCCGGCTACTTACCCGTGGTCATCGACAACTTCCATAACGCCTTCCGTG GAGGGGGCTCCCTGCCTGAGAGCCTGCGGCGGGTCCAGGAGCTGGCAGGCTGCTCTGTGGAGTTTGAGGAGATGGACATTTTGGACCAAGGAGCCCTACAGCGTCTCTTCAAAAAG CACAGCTTTATGGCGGTCATCCACTTTGCGGGGCTCAAGGCTGTGGGCGAGTCGGTGCAGAAGCCTCTGGATTATTACAGAGTTAACCTGACTGGGACCATCCAGCTTCTGGAG ATCATGAAGGCCCATGGGGTGAAGAATCTGGTGTTCAGCAGCTCAGCCACCGTGTACGGGAACCCCCAGTACCTGCCCCTGGACGAGGCCCACCCCACGGGTGGCTGTACCAACCCTTACGGCAAGTCCAAGTTCTTCATCGAGGAAATGATCCGGGACCTGTGCCAGGCAGACAAG ACCTGGAACGCAGTGCTGCTGCGCTATTTCAACCCCACAGGTGCCCATGCCTCTGGCTGCATCGGCGAGGATCCTCAGGGCATACCCAACAACCTCATGCCTTACATCTCCCAG GTGGCGATAGGGCGACGGGAGGCCCTGAATGTCTTTGGCGATGACTATGACACAGAGGATGGCACAG GTGTCCGGGATTACATCCATGTCGTGGATCTGGCCAAGGGCCACATTGCAGCCTTGAGGAAGCTGAAAGAGCAGTGTGGCTGCCGg ATCTACAACCTGGGCACGGGCACAGGCTATTCAGTGCTGCAGATGGTCCAAGCTATGGAGAAGGCCTCTGGGAAGAAG ATCCCGTACAAGGTGGTGGCACGGCGGGAAGGTGATGTGGCAGCCTGTTACGCCAACCCCAGCCTGGCCCACAAGGAGCTGGAGTGGACAGCAGCCTTAGGACTGGACAGGATGT GTGAGGATCTGTGGCGCTGGCAGAAGCAGAATCCTTCAGGCTTTGGCGCGCAGGCCTGA
- the PITHD1 gene encoding PITH domain-containing protein 1 isoform X2 produces MSHGHSHGGGGCRCAAEREEPPEQRGLAYGLYLRIDLERLQCLNESREGSGRGVFKPWEERTDRSKFVESDADEELLFNIPFTGNVKLKGIIIMGEDDDSHPSEMRLYKNIPQMSFDDTEREPDQTFSLNRDLTGELEYATKISRFSNVYHLSIHISKNFGADTTKVFYIGLRGEWTEKTGTGDKGN; encoded by the exons ATGTCGCACGGTCACAGCCACGGCGGGGGCGGCTGCCGCTGCGCCGCCGAACGGGAGGAGCCGCCCGAGCAGCGCGGCCTGGCCTATGGCCTGTACCTGCGCATCGACCTGGAGCGGCTGCAGTGCCTTAACGAGAGCCGCGAGGGCAGCGGCCGCGGCGTCTTCAAGCCGTGGGAGGAGCGGACCGACCGCTCCAAG TTTGTTGAAAGTGATGCAGATGAAGAGCTTCTGTTTAATATTCC ATTTACGGGCAATGTCAAGCTCAAAGGCATCATTATAATGGGAGAGGACGATGACTCACACCCCTCTGAGATGAGACT gTACAAGAATATTCCACAGATGTCCTTTGATGATACAGAAAGGGAGCCAGATCAGACCTTTAGTCTGAATCGGGATCTTACAGGAGAATTAGAGTATGCTACAAA AATTTCTCGTTTTTCAAATGTCTATCATCTCTCAATTCATATTTCAAAAAACTTCGGAGCAGATACGACAAAGGTCTTTTATATTGGCCTGAGAGGAGAGTGGACTGAG AAAACAGGAACAGGTGATAAAGGGAATTAG